A part of Capsicum annuum cultivar UCD-10X-F1 chromosome 6, UCD10Xv1.1, whole genome shotgun sequence genomic DNA contains:
- the LOC124899618 gene encoding uncharacterized mitochondrial protein AtMg00810-like, producing MKELGQLKHFLGIELSYSQEGIFLHQQKYFRDLLKNFGMLKCKTILMPIEPNSKICTHEGKDLEDAAMYQQLVGSLIYLTLTRSDISFAVGYGIMYKRGEDCTVVGYCDADYVGNHDTRRSTIGYVFMLGSGEISWCNKRQPTVSLSTTEVEYRAAALYHRLA from the exons ATGAAAGAACTTGGACAGCTCAAGCATTTTCTTGGTATAGAGCTCAGTTACTCTCAAGAAGGAATATTTCTCCATCAGCAAAAGTATTTCAGAGATTTGCTAAAGAATTTCGGAATGCTTAAGTGTAAGACAATCTTGATGCCAATAGAGCCAAACtctaaaatatgtactcatgaaGGGAAAGATTTAGAAGATGCTGCAATGTACCAGCAGTTGGTTGGAAGTCTTATTTACTTAACTTTAACAAGATCAGATATTTCTTTTGCAGTTG GCTATGGTATTATGTACAAAAGAGGTGAAGATTGTACAGTAGTTGGTTACTGTGATGCTGACTATGTAGGTAACCATGATACTCGACGCTCAACTATCGGGTATGTTTTCATGCTTGGGTCAGGAGAAATTTCTTGGTGTAACAAAAGACAACCAACAGTGTCTTTGTCAACCACTGAAGTAGAGTACCGAGCAGCAGCACTCTATCACAGGTTGGCTTAA